The nucleotide window GCAATGGATTATGTTTGGTATGGCAAAGACCGGGCGTGGCAGCGTGGCTACGCACAGCGGTTTCAGCATTTTCTAAGATCAAAGGGCATCAATAGTTTCGACGACCAGTTTGAGTTAGACGGTAGCCGGCCTGAATTTATTTTGCAGGCAGGCCCTGTAAAGAAACTACGACACTCCATAGGGCTGATCGCTACAGCCGCATCAGCTTCATTGATGAACCCTGACAAAAACAGTCTCGATTTCGTTCATAAATTATGGAATGCGAAGCTGGAGCCTTTCGATGATGGCTACTACGACGCCTATTATGACGGGTTGCTCTATTTGTTTTGCCTCATGCATTTAAGCGGCAAATACCAGATCATTCATGCAAAATAATATCTGGTAAATTTTTTAAAGTATTAAATAACGTATTATGATAAAGTTTGGTTTTTCTCAATTACTATCGGCGGCAATGGCGGTTCTGCTGATGGTTTCTTTTGACGCAACGGCGCAAAAGAAGAAAAAGGCATCCACCGTAGCAGCGGGTACGAATGTGCCTGTTTTTACCCGGTTCTCTTATACCGGGAATGACGAAGTGTATGCCAACAATCCTTTAAAGGAAGATGAATTCTATAATCCGATTCTACAGGGGTGCTATCCCGATCCCAGCATTGTTAGAAGAGGAGATGATTATTTCCTGGTAGCCTCTTCGTTTTCTATGTTTCCCGGTGTTCCTATTTTTCATTCAACTGATTTGGTAAACTGGAAGCAGATCGGCCACGTACTGGACAGGCCCTCTCAGTTAAAGGTAGAAAAATCGGGTATCTCAGCTGGTATTTATGCACCTTCTATAAAGTATAATAAGAATAACGAAACCTTTTACATGATAACCACCCAGATTGCAAGTGGTATCGGCAATATGGTTGTTAAAACCAAAGATCCTTTTAAAGGATGGGGCGAAGTTAAGAAGCTAAACTTCCCGGGTATAGATCCTTCTATATTTTTTGATGACGACGGCAAAGCATATGTGGTTCATAATGATGAGCATGCAGACCGCTCGAAGATCTTATATAACGGGCATAGAATTATTCGCCAATGGGAGTACGATCTGGAGAAAGATGAGGTGATCCCTGGTACTGATGTGGTATTGGTAGATGGTGGTGTGGATCTATCACAAAAACCTATTTGGATTGAGGCACCTCACATGTATAAAAAGAACGGTAAATACTACCTGATGTGTGCCGAAGGGGGTACGGGAGATAACCATAGTGAGGTTATTTTTATCAGTGATAGTCCTAAAGGACCTTTTAAGCCGGCATTAAATAACCCTATTCTTACACAAAGATATTTCCCGGCTGACCGGAAAGATAAGATCGACTGGGCCGGACATGCGGATATGGTTGAAGGGAAAGATGGAAAGCATTATGCGGTATTTTTAGGTATTCGCCCTAATGCTAAAAACCGGGTAAACACGGGCAGGGAAACATTTATTATCCCCGTTGACTGGTCGGGTACTTTCCCCGTTTATGAAAATGGATTAGTTCCATTGAAACCCAAATTAAAACTGCCTCAGGGCGTAACCAACCAAACCGGTACCAACGGTTTTTTTCCTTCGGGTAATTTTACCTTCACCGATAACTTTACTGCAGCTAACCTCGATTACAGGTGGATCGCGATGAGAGGCCCCCGTGAAGAATTTATTACTACGTCTCCTAAGGGTGGCATAACTATTAAACCCTTTGAGGCAAATATCAAAGCGGTAGCACCGGTTTCGGCGTTATTTCACCGGCAACAGCATTCCAGTTTTGAGGCGGCGGTGACCATGAACTATGTACCTAAATCGGAGAAAGACTTAGCAGGTATTGTTTGCTACCAGGGCGAGGCATTTAACTATGTATTCGGAGTTACAAAAAAGGATAACGACTATTACCTGTTACTCGCCAAAAATGCGAGGGAAAGACAGGCAGGTCCTCCACGGCCGGGTAGTGTTGTACCTTCCACGATCATAGCCAGCACTAAAATTGATGTAAAGAAACCGATTCAGTTAAAGATAGCTGCATCCCGGCAGGATGAGTACACTTTTAGCTATTCCACAAACGGCACTAATTTCCAGACTGTAGGCGACGCCGTATCAGGCGATATTCTCTCTACCAATGTAGCAGGTGGTTTTACCGGCGCCCTAATTGGTTTATATGCCACATCGGGTAATGATATTTTACCGTAGCCACTATCAAAGAAGCAGCGCGCCTGAAAATGGCGGACACGCTATCTTCTGATACAATTACTGAATCAAAATTGATGAACCGCTTTTTAGTATCTAATTATAAAGATCAATAAATGAAATTTTCAATCTTATTCGCTGCGTTGAGTGTGCTTTTGGCAGCAAGTAGCAGGGCTCAGGATGCCATAGTAGTAAGCCCTGATAAACAGTTAAGCGTAAAGGTATCCGTAAATAATGGCAGGGCTGAGTATGCTGTAAGCTACAAAGGGAAAGTGATGCTGGAGAACTCGCCGCTGGGATTTAGAACCAACGAAGGCGATTTTGCAACAGGTGTTAAATACCTAAGTAAAGAGGAGGGTGTGGTGAACAAGAGTTATACTCAGGATCGTATTAAAAGGTCGGAAATACAGTATCAGTCCAACAAACTCACCTATTCAGTTGAAAACGCCAAGCAGCAAAAAGTAAATATCGTTTTCCAGGTGAGCAATAATGATATCGCCTTCAGGTACGAGTTGCCGGTTTGGAAAGACCGCCAGAGCTGTGTAATAGAATTGGAAACTACGGGCTACAAGTTCCCTGCGCAAACGACTACTTTTCTTTCTGCTATGATGGGGTCTATGACCGGGTTTGCGCGTACAGCGCCCAGTTATGAGAGTGGATACGAGGCAGACGGGCCGTTGGGGAAACCCACACGCAATAACGACGGGTATGTGTTTCCGGGCTTGTTTCGTATTGGGTCAGATGGTTGGGTGTTACTCTCAGAAACAGGTGTGAGCAGTTTGTATTGTGCTGCTCATTTGAGCGATGGTACTAAAGACGGTTTATATAGCATTCTCTATCCTAATATAAAACAAAATAATGGTTTTGGCAGCACGGGTGCAGCAATAAGTTTGCCAGGCGTAACGCCCTGGAGAACGATTACCGTAGGCAGTAACCTGAAACCTATCGTAGAAACTACGATTCCTTACGATTTGGTCGACCCCCTGTATGAACCCTCTCAGCCATATAAAATGGGTAAGTCAACCTGGAGCTGGATTGTTTGGCAGGATGCCAGTATGAACTATGATGACCAGGTAAAATACATAGACCTGGCTGCTTCGCTTGGCTATGAGTATATTTTGATGGATGCTTTCTGGGATGCCAATATCGGCAAAGAGCGTATGAAGGAACTGATAAAATATGCCAACTCGAAAAAGGTAGATGTTTTTCTATGGTACAACTCTAACGGATCTTTCAATGATGCACCTCAAGGGCCTAAAAACAAAATGAATACCTCTATTGCCCGCAAGCACGAAATGAAATGGTTAAAAGAAGCAGGAGTGAAAGGTTTGAAAGTAGACTTTCTGGGTGGCGACAAGCAGGAAACCATGCGCCTTTATGAAGATATATTATCAGACGCCAACGATTACGGGCTGATGATCATTTTCCATGGCGCTACCTTGCCTCGTGGCTGGGAAAGAATGTATCCTAATTTTGTAGGAGCAGAAGCAGTAGTAGCTTCTGAAATGCTGATCTTTTCACAGGGTGTGCGCGAAGCAGAAGCTTATAATGCCTCCTTACATCCTTTTATACGTAACACGGTTGCCAGCATGGAGTTTGGAGGTAGCTTACTGAACAAGTACCTGGTAAAGAGCAATGAAGGACGTAATAAGCGCTTAACTACCGATGCTTTTCAGCTGGCAACAGCGGTACTGTTCCAGAACCCGGTTCAGATGTTTGGCTTAACACCCAATAATCTTACGGATGTGCCGGCCTTTGAAATAGATTTCATGAAAACAGTTCCCACTACCTGGAATGAAACCCTGTATATAGACGGATACCCGGGTAAGTATGCCGTTATTGCAAGAAGAAACAATAGTCAATGGTATGTAGCCGGCGTAAACGGGCAAAAAGAGCCGGTTAAAATAAAAATTCAATTACCCATGTTTGCGGGAAAAAAAGTGAGCATGTATAACGACGATAAGGAAAAAGTAACTTTTTTAAAAGAGGTAACGGTGAAGAAAAACGGCGAGCTGGAAGTTGAAATGCAGTCTGGCGGAGGCTTTGTGATAAAGTAACATCAAAGAAAGACGTTTAATTACTAAACAGATTATTATGATTCGGGCTACAATCAATTCATTATTTGAAAGGTGTATCAACTATAAAAGCAGTCGCTTTATGATGGCATGGCTGCTGGTTGGTTTCTTTTTGATGAACAACGACGCTAAAGGACAGGATCTGAAGCTTTGGTACAATGAACCAGCCAAGGCATGGGTAGAAGCGCTGCCCTTAGGCAACTCGCGCCTGGGTGCAATGGTGTACGGAATTCCGCAAAGGGAGGAGCTTCAACTGAATGAGGAGACTATTTGGGGGGGAGGGCCTTACCGCAACGATAATCCCAATGCGCTGCAGGCGTTACCGGAAGCGCAGAAGCTGGTTTTTGAAGGTAGAACAAAAGAAGCGGACAAGCTGGTGAATCAAAATTTCTTTACTAAAATGCATGGCATGCCCTTTCAGACTGCGGGAAGTGTGATACTAAAGTTTCCGGGACATGAAACAAATAGTGCTTACTATCGTGAACTGGACATTGACCGTGCCGTGGCCTTAACGCGCTACAATGTTGACGGTGTAACCTATACGCGTGAAACCTTTTCGTCTTTCGTAGATAATGTAATCATCATGCGTATTACAGCCAGCAAAAAAGGAGCGGTGAATTTTGACCTTAGCTATACCAAACCGGCACCGTTTAAGGTGTCTGCTAAAAACAATGTGTTGGTAATGGAAGGTAAGGGGGCTAGCCACGAGGGGATTGACGCCAAAATAATATACCAAATGCATTCGGCTGTGAAAACCAATGATGGTAAAGTGTCTTTTACCGATAGCACCCTTTCCGTGTATGGTGCTACTGTAGCTACTTTATATATTTCTATTGGTACCAATTTTATCGATTATAAAACGGTTGGAGCTGATTATGAGAAAAAAGCTGCCGCTTGGCTTTCGGCAGCGATGACCAAAGACTATGCATCGGCTATTAAAAACCATGCTGCATTTTATGCGAAACAGTTTAACCGTTTTAAGTTAGACCTCGGTAAAAATGTGGAGGCATCAAAATTGCCTACCACGCAACGGATCATTAATTATCGTACTACACAGGATCCGTCATTGGTGACACTGCTGGCACAATTCGGCCGTTACCTGTTGATATCTTCTTCACAACCAGGTGGGCAGGCGGCTAACCTGCAAGGTATCTGGTGCAATGCTATGTATCCGCCCTGGGATAGCAAATACACGATCAATATCAATGCAGAGATGAATTACTGGCCGGCAGAGGTTACCAATTTATCGGAAAACCACCAGCCTTTTATACAAATGGTAAAAGAGCTCAGCCAGAGTGGCCGTGAAACAGCTCAGGTAATGTATGGCGCTGATGGATGGACGGCACATCACAATACCGATATCTGGCGGGTGACAGGCCCCATTGATTTTGCTGCCGCAGGCATGTGGCCAACGGGTGGCGCCTGGGTAAGCCAGCATTTATGGGAACACTATTTATACACGGGTGATAAAAAATACCTGGCTGATGTATATCCTGCTATGAAAGGCTCAGCTGATTTTTTCCTCAGCGCTTTAGTCAAACATCCCGCAAATGGATGGATGGTAGTGTCTCCCTCAGTTTCACCTGAGCAGGGTCCGCTTTCGGCAGGAACTACGATGGATAATCAACTGGTGTTTGATATTTTAACAAGAACCGCGGAGGCCAACAAAATTTTGGGCGGCGATGCGGCTTACCGTGCTAAGCTTTTAAATATGGTAAAAAAACTGCCGCCTATGCAAATCGGTAAGCACACGCAATTGCAGGAATGGCTGGAAGATAAAGATGATCCTAAAAACGAACACCGTCATGTATCTCATTTATATGGATTATATCCCGGCGATCAGGTGTCTCCTTACACACATCCGAAATTATTTGAAGCTGCCCGTAACTCACTGGTATATCGCGGCGACAAAGCTACCGGCTGGTCCATAGGCTGGAAGGTCAATCTCTGGGCGCGTTTGCTCGACGGTAATCATGCTTATACGATCGTTAATAATATGCTTACACTGGCAGGCGGTAATAACGGGGATGGAAGAACTTATCCGAATATGTTCACTGCCCATCCGCCATTCCAGATTGATGGTAATTTTGGGTTAACAGCCGGCGTTGCAGAAATGATCCTGCAAAGCCATGATGGCGCGGTACATCTTTTACCGGCAATACCCGATATCTGGAAGGATGGTTCAGTATCCGGTATTGTAGCCCGTGGCGGATTTGAAATTTCTATGACATGGAAAAAAGGGGAGGTGACCGAGATTTCGGTAGTATCGAAATTAGGAGGCAACCTTCGCCTGCGTGCTTACAATGGGCTGAAAGCCGCTAATTTGAAACCGGCTAAAGGCGCCAATCCTAATACATTTTTTACTAAGCCGGCGATAGCAGATCCATCGGTTTCCGATCAGGCATCTTTTAAGGGAGCCGGCCTTAAAACAGTGTATGAATATGATTTAGCTACCAAAGCTGGCGGCAGGTATGTCATCTTCAAGAAATAAAAAGAGGTGTATTTAAATAAAGTTAACCTGGTTTTTGTACAATCAGCTTGATAGGGCAGCGTATCCAATTTCAACCAGGCGGCAATTTATCTGGCTAATGGTGCTGCCGGTTTAAGCCTCCCGCTTTCACCGGCAACTGATTAAATACATTTTCTATTCAAAATAATATGCAAAGAAAAAATGGTAAACTGGGTATCGCTCTGGTCGGTCTTGGCGGATATGCAACAGGCCAGTTGGCCCCTGCATTACTGCATACAAATGATTGCTATCTGGCGGCCATTGTCACCGGCACGCCCTCGAAAATCCCGGTATGGCAGGATCAGTATCATATCTCCGATAAAAATATTTATGACTATTCGAACTTCGATCGTATTAAAGACAACAAGGATGTAGATATTGTATATGTTGTTTTGCCGAATAATATGCATGCCGAATTTACCATCCGGGCCGCTCAGGCGGGTAAGCATGTCATTTGTGAAAAGCCAATGGCCATTACAGTGTCGGATTGCGACAGGATGATTGAAGCCTGTAAAAAAGCTAATGTTTCATTAAGTATTGGATATCGACTGCATTTTGAACCATATAATAAGGAAATGATGCGATGCGGGAGGGAAAAGTTATACGGCGCAATTCAGCAACTATCCGGTGGATTTGGGTTCAAGGCTGGTCCCAATCAATGGCGTCTTACTCAGAAATATGCGGGTGGCGGACCATTGATGGACCTGGGGATTTATGTGGTACAGGCCCTGTGTTACACCGCTGGTATGCTCCCCGTATCGGTTGCGGCGCAGGAGGGCACAAAAACAGATCCGGAACGGTTTAAAGAGGTAGAGCAATCCCTGACCTGGCAATTTGAATTTCCTGGCGGGTTGATCGGCAAAGGGGAAAGTAGTTATGAGGATCATTTCAATTATATCCGCGCAGAAGCCGACAAAGGTGTTTTTGAATTGACTTCCGCCTACAACTACAACGGGCAAAGGGGAAATACCCCCGCCGGCAATATGAGCTTTGCTCAGGTAAACCAGCAGATCCTGCAAATGGACGCTTTCGCCCGGTCTGTAAAAAACAGACAGGCTTCGATAGTGCCGGGCGGAATGGGACGCAGGGATGTAATTTACCTGCAGGCTATTTATGAAGCAATGCGATCAGGAAAAAAAATAAGAATCTGATTATCTTTAGTGGGCAGATGTTGCTTGTAATGGATCTATTTGTATATAAGGGTTGAAATATGAAAAAGAAATTACGCAGTCACGACTGGTTTGGACGAAAAGACAAAGACGGTATTATTTATCGCAGCTGGATGAAAAATCAGGGCATGCCCACTGATATGTTCGACGGCCGGCCTGTAATTGGTATTTGTAATACGTTTAGCGAACTGACACCCTGTAATGCTCATTTCCGTGATCATGCGGAGGCTGTTAAAAAAGGAGTACTCGAAGCTGGTGGTTTCCCTGTGGAATTTCCTGTTATGAGTTTGGGTGAAACCCTGCTCAAGCCTACTGCCATGCTGTTCCGTAATCTGGCCAGTATGGACGCGGAAGAAAGCATCCGTGGTAATCCTATAGATGGAGTAGTGTTGTTGACGGGCTGCGATAAAACAACACCGTCTACAGTTATGGGCGCTGCCAGTGTAGGACTGCCCACGATTGTGGTGCCGGGTGGCCCGATGCTGAATGGACGGTATAAAGGTCAAACGATCGGTAGTGGCACCCATGTATGGAAGTTTGACGAAGACATGAAAACCGGTAAGATGACGCAGGAGGACTGCGAGTATGCCGAAAGTTGTATGAGCAGGAGCATAGGGCATTGTATGACCATGGGCACTGCTTCAACTATGGCGGTGATGGTAGAAGCGCTCGGACTTACTTTAAGCGGTGCAGCTGCTATACCGGCAGCGGACAGCAGAAAGAAAATAATGGCTCAGCTAAGCGGAAGAAGAATTGTAGAAATGGTGAGGGATGATCTTACCATTGATAAAATACTAACCCGGGAAGCTTTTGAAAATGCTATTAAGGTCAATGCCGCCGTTGGAGGATCGTCTAACTTCCTGATACATCTGGTTGCTATAGCTGGGCGTATAGGCGTACCACTGAACCTGGATGACTTTGATACATTAGGTAGTAAAATTCCGCTATTATTAAATTTGATGCCTTCGGGTACTTACCTGATGGAAGACTTTTACTATGCCGGCGGGTTACCTGTTATTTTAAATGAATTAAGAGATCTGCTTCATCAAAATGTAGTGACCGTTACCGGCAAAAATCATCATGAGAATATCCGCGGTGCTACAGAAAATTATAATACTAATGTTATAGCCAGTTACGGGCAGCCGCTGATACATGAAGCCGGCTGCGTAATCGTAAAAGGTAACCTGGCAGAAAATGGTGCGGTGATCAAACCCTCAGCTGCTACTCCCGCCCTGATGCAACATACCGGCCGTGCTGTAGTATTTGAAAGCATAGAAGATTATCATGCCCGTATAGATGACCCGGATCTGGATATTGATGAAACCTGTGTAATGGTACTAAAATATGTGGGACCTGTTGGGTACCCTGGTATGCCGGAGGTAGGAAATATGGCCTTGCCTAAAAAGATCCTGCAAAAAGGTGTAAGGGATATGATACGTATCAGCGATGGTCGTATGAGTGGTACAGCTTATGGTACGGCGGTCTTACATGTTTCTCCCGAAAGTGCAATTGGCGGTACGCTGGCGCTGGTACAGGATGGCGATCAGATAGAGCTAAACGTAGCCGAAAGAAAGCTGCACCTGCATGTTAGTGATGACGAACTGGCTAAGCGCAAAGAAGCGTGGATAAAACCGGTTCCGGCCGCTGACAGGGGGTATGTAAGCCTGTATGTAAATCATGTAATGGGCGCGGATAAAGGGGCGGACTTAGATTTCTTACTGGGTAGCTCGGGCAGTGCAGTAACAAGAGATTCTCATTGATCTGTTCATCATCTAAAACAATTTATCATAAAATGAAGCTATACAGAACCAGCAGAGGTCCGGTTGTCGAAAAAAACAATGCTTTTTATTTACTGGCAGAAGATTGGTTATCTCTTGTTAACAACGACTCGGTGATAGCGCACATTAATACACTTATTGCTTCAGTACCCGGCTCCGGTTCAGCATTGCTAGCCGATGTACTCGCGCCGATAACGCCTAAGCAGGAGTTGTGGGCCTGCGGCGTTACGTATCTGCGAAGTAAGGTGGGCAGACAGGAGGAAAGTAAGGACAGCGGCGGCAGCGATTTTTATGCAAAGGTTTACGAGGCAGAGCGTCCTGAAGTGTTTTTTAAAGCCACTTATCACCGTATTGCCGGTGATCAGGGAAAAGTACGGATCCGCAAAGATTCCGAATGGGACGTACCCGAACCGGAACTGACTTTGGTCGTTGCTTCTTCAGGAAAAATCATAGGTTACACTATCGGCAATGATATGAGTAGCCGGAGCATCGAAGGTGAAAATCCATTGTACCTGCCACAGGCAAAAACATATGATGGCTGCGCGGCTTTAGGACCATGTATATACCTTACCAATGAAATACTACCTGCTGATCTTACGATCCGGCTGTGCATTATACGGGATAACGCTGTTGTTTTTGACGAAATGATTGCCATCGGCCAAATGAAACGTAAGATAGATGAATTGGTGTCGTTTGTTTACAAAGAATGTTCCTTTCCCGCCGGTTGCCTCATTATGACGGGAACAGGTATTGTACCACCTAACAGCTTTACTTTACAGGAGGGTGATGAAATTAGGATATCCATCAGAGAGATCGGTACATTAACGAATTGGGTATCCGGATGATATAAACTAAATAATATGAGTCGAAACAGATATCCTTATTTTTTTTTGATGGTTGTTGTGCTGCTGATTGCTTACCGTAATCCTGTCAGCGGGCAACAAAACGCTGTTAACCGAATGCACCTGAAGGATGCATACAAAAATGCGTTTCTGATCGGTGTAGCGGTCAATGATGGTATCGTAGCAGGCGCTGATAAAGCGCTGCAGGATATAACTGTCCGGCATTTCAATAGTATTACCTTAGAAAATTCGATGAAAGCTGCTTTGGTCAATCCGGCACCCGGCGTTTTTAGTTTCAAAGCAGCTGATGCATTTGTTGATTTTGGTAAAAAGCATCAGATGTTTATTGTAGGCCATACGCTGGTATGGCATAACCAATGTCCCGACTGGTTTTTTACGAACGCAGCCGGAAAACCAAATACAAAAACCGAACAACTTCAACGCCTGCGGGATCATATAAAAACAGTGGCAGGGCGCTATGCCGGTAAGGTGCACGCATGGGACGTGGTGAACGAAGTAATCGGAGAAGATGGAAAATATCGCGCCACCAATTGGGTAAACGCTGTAGGTAACGGTGATA belongs to Niabella yanshanensis and includes:
- a CDS encoding glycoside hydrolase family 43 protein yields the protein MIKFGFSQLLSAAMAVLLMVSFDATAQKKKKASTVAAGTNVPVFTRFSYTGNDEVYANNPLKEDEFYNPILQGCYPDPSIVRRGDDYFLVASSFSMFPGVPIFHSTDLVNWKQIGHVLDRPSQLKVEKSGISAGIYAPSIKYNKNNETFYMITTQIASGIGNMVVKTKDPFKGWGEVKKLNFPGIDPSIFFDDDGKAYVVHNDEHADRSKILYNGHRIIRQWEYDLEKDEVIPGTDVVLVDGGVDLSQKPIWIEAPHMYKKNGKYYLMCAEGGTGDNHSEVIFISDSPKGPFKPALNNPILTQRYFPADRKDKIDWAGHADMVEGKDGKHYAVFLGIRPNAKNRVNTGRETFIIPVDWSGTFPVYENGLVPLKPKLKLPQGVTNQTGTNGFFPSGNFTFTDNFTAANLDYRWIAMRGPREEFITTSPKGGITIKPFEANIKAVAPVSALFHRQQHSSFEAAVTMNYVPKSEKDLAGIVCYQGEAFNYVFGVTKKDNDYYLLLAKNARERQAGPPRPGSVVPSTIIASTKIDVKKPIQLKIAASRQDEYTFSYSTNGTNFQTVGDAVSGDILSTNVAGGFTGALIGLYATSGNDILP
- a CDS encoding glycoside hydrolase family 97 protein → MKFSILFAALSVLLAASSRAQDAIVVSPDKQLSVKVSVNNGRAEYAVSYKGKVMLENSPLGFRTNEGDFATGVKYLSKEEGVVNKSYTQDRIKRSEIQYQSNKLTYSVENAKQQKVNIVFQVSNNDIAFRYELPVWKDRQSCVIELETTGYKFPAQTTTFLSAMMGSMTGFARTAPSYESGYEADGPLGKPTRNNDGYVFPGLFRIGSDGWVLLSETGVSSLYCAAHLSDGTKDGLYSILYPNIKQNNGFGSTGAAISLPGVTPWRTITVGSNLKPIVETTIPYDLVDPLYEPSQPYKMGKSTWSWIVWQDASMNYDDQVKYIDLAASLGYEYILMDAFWDANIGKERMKELIKYANSKKVDVFLWYNSNGSFNDAPQGPKNKMNTSIARKHEMKWLKEAGVKGLKVDFLGGDKQETMRLYEDILSDANDYGLMIIFHGATLPRGWERMYPNFVGAEAVVASEMLIFSQGVREAEAYNASLHPFIRNTVASMEFGGSLLNKYLVKSNEGRNKRLTTDAFQLATAVLFQNPVQMFGLTPNNLTDVPAFEIDFMKTVPTTWNETLYIDGYPGKYAVIARRNNSQWYVAGVNGQKEPVKIKIQLPMFAGKKVSMYNDDKEKVTFLKEVTVKKNGELEVEMQSGGGFVIK
- a CDS encoding glycoside hydrolase family 95 protein; the encoded protein is MIRATINSLFERCINYKSSRFMMAWLLVGFFLMNNDAKGQDLKLWYNEPAKAWVEALPLGNSRLGAMVYGIPQREELQLNEETIWGGGPYRNDNPNALQALPEAQKLVFEGRTKEADKLVNQNFFTKMHGMPFQTAGSVILKFPGHETNSAYYRELDIDRAVALTRYNVDGVTYTRETFSSFVDNVIIMRITASKKGAVNFDLSYTKPAPFKVSAKNNVLVMEGKGASHEGIDAKIIYQMHSAVKTNDGKVSFTDSTLSVYGATVATLYISIGTNFIDYKTVGADYEKKAAAWLSAAMTKDYASAIKNHAAFYAKQFNRFKLDLGKNVEASKLPTTQRIINYRTTQDPSLVTLLAQFGRYLLISSSQPGGQAANLQGIWCNAMYPPWDSKYTININAEMNYWPAEVTNLSENHQPFIQMVKELSQSGRETAQVMYGADGWTAHHNTDIWRVTGPIDFAAAGMWPTGGAWVSQHLWEHYLYTGDKKYLADVYPAMKGSADFFLSALVKHPANGWMVVSPSVSPEQGPLSAGTTMDNQLVFDILTRTAEANKILGGDAAYRAKLLNMVKKLPPMQIGKHTQLQEWLEDKDDPKNEHRHVSHLYGLYPGDQVSPYTHPKLFEAARNSLVYRGDKATGWSIGWKVNLWARLLDGNHAYTIVNNMLTLAGGNNGDGRTYPNMFTAHPPFQIDGNFGLTAGVAEMILQSHDGAVHLLPAIPDIWKDGSVSGIVARGGFEISMTWKKGEVTEISVVSKLGGNLRLRAYNGLKAANLKPAKGANPNTFFTKPAIADPSVSDQASFKGAGLKTVYEYDLATKAGGRYVIFKK
- a CDS encoding Gfo/Idh/MocA family protein; this encodes MQRKNGKLGIALVGLGGYATGQLAPALLHTNDCYLAAIVTGTPSKIPVWQDQYHISDKNIYDYSNFDRIKDNKDVDIVYVVLPNNMHAEFTIRAAQAGKHVICEKPMAITVSDCDRMIEACKKANVSLSIGYRLHFEPYNKEMMRCGREKLYGAIQQLSGGFGFKAGPNQWRLTQKYAGGGPLMDLGIYVVQALCYTAGMLPVSVAAQEGTKTDPERFKEVEQSLTWQFEFPGGLIGKGESSYEDHFNYIRAEADKGVFELTSAYNYNGQRGNTPAGNMSFAQVNQQILQMDAFARSVKNRQASIVPGGMGRRDVIYLQAIYEAMRSGKKIRI
- a CDS encoding IlvD/Edd family dehydratase; this encodes MKKKLRSHDWFGRKDKDGIIYRSWMKNQGMPTDMFDGRPVIGICNTFSELTPCNAHFRDHAEAVKKGVLEAGGFPVEFPVMSLGETLLKPTAMLFRNLASMDAEESIRGNPIDGVVLLTGCDKTTPSTVMGAASVGLPTIVVPGGPMLNGRYKGQTIGSGTHVWKFDEDMKTGKMTQEDCEYAESCMSRSIGHCMTMGTASTMAVMVEALGLTLSGAAAIPAADSRKKIMAQLSGRRIVEMVRDDLTIDKILTREAFENAIKVNAAVGGSSNFLIHLVAIAGRIGVPLNLDDFDTLGSKIPLLLNLMPSGTYLMEDFYYAGGLPVILNELRDLLHQNVVTVTGKNHHENIRGATENYNTNVIASYGQPLIHEAGCVIVKGNLAENGAVIKPSAATPALMQHTGRAVVFESIEDYHARIDDPDLDIDETCVMVLKYVGPVGYPGMPEVGNMALPKKILQKGVRDMIRISDGRMSGTAYGTAVLHVSPESAIGGTLALVQDGDQIELNVAERKLHLHVSDDELAKRKEAWIKPVPAADRGYVSLYVNHVMGADKGADLDFLLGSSGSAVTRDSH
- a CDS encoding fumarylacetoacetate hydrolase family protein, producing MKLYRTSRGPVVEKNNAFYLLAEDWLSLVNNDSVIAHINTLIASVPGSGSALLADVLAPITPKQELWACGVTYLRSKVGRQEESKDSGGSDFYAKVYEAERPEVFFKATYHRIAGDQGKVRIRKDSEWDVPEPELTLVVASSGKIIGYTIGNDMSSRSIEGENPLYLPQAKTYDGCAALGPCIYLTNEILPADLTIRLCIIRDNAVVFDEMIAIGQMKRKIDELVSFVYKECSFPAGCLIMTGTGIVPPNSFTLQEGDEIRISIREIGTLTNWVSG